From one Anopheles cruzii chromosome 3, idAnoCruzAS_RS32_06, whole genome shotgun sequence genomic stretch:
- the LOC128272541 gene encoding protein timeless, giving the protein MEWLLANPQINSTFGSLGTHVDDAFHVREDCLVTLEEIICKLAVEDATLRTFRRAIGFGQNVKNDIVPLLVNSKDAKVIDTTIRLLVNLTVPVECLLPVDLVSKSEIGRHTIFELNKLLITSKEVFVDWKTTKAVIDHMKGVLERDSKLSIQQCDSMNNCLLLLRNILHVPELGLHTPGHSTSFQNQIIWNLFTQSIDKLLIYLMSCPQRAYWGVTMAQLVALMYKDQHISTLQKLLNLWFESTLSESSEDNESNTSPPKQCSGDSSPMLTSDPTSDSSDNGECPRRRTPPHLHHQPDSLMNAVCILGSGNTPSSMSKDSSEPTETIFSRAIKSHQMYHHQSMKANAGPPSDCCGPSGSSSSNSQQQQYCESPPQPRTSATDAQETKMSKCAAKGPLESLVPSPSGPSAFSSPPHHHHHHHHHHQQPATGSEPASSLAGATDSGHSSQTTSGGSASPAQQTKQSQVSLSENSDCGYGTQVEKESISTSSNEDDSPHQKPVHQKPPTNQKQRFNAANKHRNPAPAQEKKELRRKKLVKRGKSNIINMKGLMHHVPTDDDISHILKEFTVDFLLKGYGYLVQELHSQLLSDLQVQIDTSHFFWLVTYFLKFATQLELDLEHISSVLNIDIISYLTYEGVMLCEQLEQLSRVTETDVKPCLRRIHLVVTAIREFLHALDTYKKSTHLSAEDREKLKLLQQQISCTEDLRCLFVLLLRCYNPNIQSRQYLQDLVVTNHTLLLLLDGVRELNADATPGDMLTHIKQFATVEIMHQYGLLLEDFRENGAYVNDCIFTMMHHVGGDLGQINVLFQPSILKTYSQIWETEYELCDDWSDLIEYVIHKFINTPQPAPLTLSTTLPEISTQLRTGNLLGWTQEEKDSLHWYYVQCRQSKCLVGDILKLFQENGNQQKTRLSIIEQLLEQDIIALAQYDDLMKLENPEYERNVQTPALSVASVDSVGRREDGDSKSSPKAVDDIQVLRDRLQKENRGKLIAWLQKSLLDCCFVKLNLLSGHDHVSATNTGPSVMEPVSFHCILKKKSIPVVPWNQDQFAILSYQPFILLLHKLGFHLPADAKKMFVRIPEFWTADILYNIARKLGPLDKSILKFDLKYLNKVLSMEKQAKADSCPPTDSRLENFGLSRFTPQITTNWLDVVMRNKAAQSGKRKFDLAGPSKVIETANVAHPGAKADGKLPPAQTKLLHDLSIIVESNDDDDDELPEDDDGLDSTEVPVLEEHDVVSACETASVASDLTRMYVSDEDDKHDIVPPIL; this is encoded by the exons ATGGAATGGCTGCTAGCGAACCCGCAGATCAACAGCACGTTCGGCTCGCTCGGCACGCACGTCGACGATGCGTTCCACGTGAGGGAGGACTGTCTGGTAACGCTGGAAGAAATCATCTGTAAGCTGGCGGTGGAGGATGCGACCCTGCGTACGTTTCGCCGGGCGATCGGCTTCGGGCAGAACGTGAAGAATGACATcgtgccgctgctggtgaacTCGAAGGATGCCAAAGTGATCGACACCACCATCCGGCTGCTGGTGAACCTGACCGTGCCGGTCGAGTGTCTGCTTCCGGTGGACCTCGTGTCCAAGTCGGAGATCGGCCGGCACACGATCTTCGAGCTGAACAAGCTGCTGATCACGAGCAAGGAAGTGTTCGTCGACTGGAAAACCACCAAAGCGGTGATTGACCACATGAAGGGCGTGCTCGAGCGGGACAGCAAGCTGTCGATCCAGCAGTGTGACAGCATGAACAactgtctgctgctgctgcgcaacATCCTGCACGTACCGGAATTGGGCCTGCACACGCCCGGCCACAGCACATCGTTCCAGAACCAGATCATCTGGAACCTGTTCACGCAGAGCATCGACAAGCTGCTGATCTACCTGATGTCCTGCCCGCAGCGGGCGTACTGGGGTGTTACGATGGCCCAGCTCGTGGCGCTCATGTACAAGGACCAGCACATCAGCACACTGCAGAAGCTGCTGAACCTGTGGTTCGAGTCGACGCTCTCGGAGAGCTCGGAGGACAACGAGAGCAACACGTCGCCCCCGAAACAGTGCAGCGGGGACTCGAGTCCCATGCTCACGTCCGACCCGACCTCCGATTCCTCCGACAATGGTGAATGTCCACGCAGGCGGACGCCACCCCACCTGCACCACCAACCCGACAGTCTTATGAACGCTGTTTGCATTTTAGGCAGTGGCAACACGCCCTCGTCCATGAGCAAGGATTCGTCCGAGCCGACGGAGACCATTTTCTCGCGCGCGATCAAGTCCCACCAGATGTACCACCATCAGTCGATGAAGGCCAACGCCGGACCGCCGTCGGACTGTTGCGGccccagcggcagcagcagcagcaacagccaacagcagcagtactGCGAGAGCCCGCCGCAACCAAGGACCAGTGCTACGGACGCACAGGAA ACCAAAATGTCCAAATGTGCGGCCAAGGGTCCATTGGAATCGTTGGTCCCATCTCCCTCCGGGCCCTCCGCCTTTTCCAgcccaccgcaccaccaccaccaccaccaccatcaccaccaacaaccggcgaccggcagtGAGCCAGCATCATCGCTGGCGGGCGCCACCGACAGTGGTCACTCGTCGCAAACCACATCCGGTGGCTCGGCGTCGCCGGCTCAGCAGACGAAGCAGAGCCAGGTCTCGCTGTCGGAAAACTCCGACTGCGGCTACGGGACGCAGGTGGAGAAGGAGTCCATCTCGACGTCGAGCAACGAGGACGACAGCCCGCACCAGAAGCCGGTCCATCAGAAGCCACCGACAAACCAGAAGCAGCGCTTCAATGCCGCAAATAAGCACCGCAATCCCGCGCCGGCTCAGGAGAAGAAGGAACTGCGGCGCAAGAAGCTGGTGAAGCGGGGCAAGAGCAACAT CATCAATATGAAGGGTCTGATGCACCACGTCCCGACGGACGATGACATATCGCATATCCTGAAGGAGTTCACGGTCGACTTTCTGCTCAAAGGCTACGGCTATCTGGTGCAGGAGCTGCACTCCCAGTTGCTGTCGGATTTG CAAGTGCAGATCGATACGTCTCACTTTTTCTGGCTGGTGACGTACTTCCTGAAGTTCGCCACACAGCTAGAGCTGGACCTGGAGCACATCAGTTCGGTGCTCAACATCGACATCATCAGCTACCTAACGTACGAGGGTGTGATGCTGTGCGAGCAGCTGGAGCAGCTGAGCCGTGTCACCGAGACCGACGTTAAGCCCTGCCTAAGGAGGATTCATTTG GTTGTAACAGCGATCCGCGAGTTCCTGCATGCGCTCGATACCTACAAGAAGAGTACACATCTATCGGCG gaagacagagagaagcTCAAGCTACTTCAGCAGCAAATCAGCTGCACCGAGGACCTACGCTGTCTGTTCGTTCTGCTGCTCCGATGCTACAACCCCAACATTCAGAGCCGCCAGTATCTGCAGGATCTGGTCGTGACGAACCAcacgctgttgctgctgctcgacggtGTCCGCGAGCTGAACGCCGATGCGACGCCGGGCGACATGTTGACCCACATTAAACA GTTTGCCACCGTGGAGATCATGCACCAGTACGGGCTTCTGTTGGAGGACTTCCGCGAGAATGGGGCGTACGTGAACGATTGCATCTTCACCATGATGCACCACGTCGGGGGCGACCTGGGACAGATCAATGTGCTGTTCCAGCCCAGCATCCTCAAGACGTACTCGCAAATCTGGGAAACGGAGTACGAGCTGTGTGAT GATTGGTCCGATTTGATCGAGTATGTGATCCACAAGTTCATCAATACACCGCAACCGGCACCGTTGACGCTTTCGACGACGCTGCCCGAGATCAGCACCCAACTGCGGACGGGCAACCTGCTCGGGTGGACCCAAGAGGAGAAGGACTCGCTGCACTGGTACTACGTGCAGTGCCGGCAGAGTAAGTGTCTGGTGGGGGACATCCTGAAGTTGTTCCAGGAGAACGGGAACCAGCAGAAAACGCGCCTCTCCATCatcgagcagctgctcgagcAGGACATTATTGCGCTCGCCCAGTACGACGATCTGATGAAACTGGAGAACCCGGAGTACGAGCGCAACGTGCAGACGCCGGCACTCTCGGTGGCGTCGGTCGATTCGGTGGGCCGCCGGGAGGACGGCGACTCCAAGTCGTCGCCCAAGGCCGTGGACGACATTCAGGTGTTGCGCGACCGGCTGCAGAAGGAAAACCGTGGCAAGCTGATAGCCTGGCTGCAGAAGAGCCTGCTGGACTGTTGCTTCGTCAAGCTGAACCTACTGAGCGGCCATGATCACGTGAGCGCCACGAACACCGGACCGTCCGTCATGGAGCCGGTGTCCTTCCACTGCATCC TGAAGAAGAAATCGATCCCGGTGGTACCCTGGAACCAGGACCAGTTCGCGATCCTCTCGTACCAACCGTTCATCCTGCTGCTCCACAAGCTCGGCTTCCATCTGCCGGCCGACGCGAAGAAGATGTTCGTCCGCATCCCGGAATTCTGGACCGCCGACATCCTCTACAACATCGCCCGCAAGCTGGGACCGCTGGACAAAT CGATTCTTAAGTTCGATCTCAAGTACCTCAACAAGGTGCTCTCGATGGAAAAACAAGCCAAGGCCGACTCTTGCCCGCCGACCGATTCTCGGTTAGAGAACTTTGGATTATCAAG GTTCACTCCGCAGATCACCACCAACTGGCTCGATGTAGTGATGCGCAATAAGGCCGCCCAAAG CGGAAAGCGTAAGTTCGATCTCGCCGGACCTTCGAAGGTGATCGAAACGGCGAACGTTGCGCATCCGGGGGCCAAGGCGGACGGCAAGCTGCCACCCGCCCAGACGAAGCTGCTGCACGACCTCTCGATCATCGTCGAGtcgaacgatgacgacgacgacgagctgccTGAGGATGACGATGGGCTGGACAGCACCGAGGTGCCGGTGCTGGAGGAACACGACGTCGTCAG TGCTTGCGAAACGGCTTCCGTTGCGTCGGACCTGACCCGTATGTACGTGAGCGATGAGGACGACAAGCACGACATCGTTCCGCCGATTCTGTAA
- the LOC128270972 gene encoding leucine--tRNA ligase, cytoplasmic gives MHHAKINFQLLIPSPGCHRQANERKGTFKVEYLQKIERQMQERWELRKVYATEPVTQARQRDDEKFLVTFPYPYMNGRLHLGHAFSLSKAEFAVRYHRLKGRKVLFPLGFHCTGMPIKACADKLKREVELYGCPPVFPRDTEPVAESAEDRDVVPKDKSKGKKSKATAKAGAAKFQWQIMQSLGLSDEEIAKFADTDHWLDYFPPLAIRDLKEFGAHIDWRRTFITTDANPFYDSFVRWQFEHLRKRGKIMYGKRHTIYSPKDGQPCMDHDRSTGEGVGPQEYTLIKMRVTGKLPSVLSAAAGKRPVFLVCGTLRPETMYGQTNCWVHPEHRYIAFETVKKEVWVCTRRAARNMSFQGFTETEGVVKELTELVGQQLIGLQLSAPLTSNSVIYTLPMLSIKQDKGTGIVTSVPSDSPDDYAALVDLQKKQAFREKYGITDEMVLPYQPVPIIEVPGLGNLCAVHAYEKFKIQSQNDREKLLEAKELVYLKGFYDGVMLVGEHRGKKVQDVKKELKQYLIGRNEAETYYEPEKTILSRSGDECVVALCNQWYLCYGEEGWKQETKAHLRTMVLYHEEVARNFEHCLEWLHEYACSRTYGLGTKLPWDTQWLIESLSDSTIYMAFYTVAHLLQDGSFRGEKPSPLGITANDMTPEVWDYIFFADAAAPSKLRFPVKVLDQLRREFNYWYPVDLRVSGKDLIQNHLTFFLYNHTAIWPKEPKRWPRAVRCNGHLLLNSAKMSKSDGNFLTLHEAIGKFSADGTRFCLADSGDSIEDANFVVSNADAGILRLYTFIEWVRETLAAKPMLRKGPKDSSFNDVVFASEMHLLTKQTDDHYGKMLFKEALRTGFYEFQSARDKYRELCGAEGMHEELVMQFIQCQALLIAPICPHVAEYIWCELLGNKGSILQAKWPSVGRIDERSIKCSAYLMEAAHSFRLALKNATQQKSGGGGIGGKGGKAPSVMATGPVKPSEATVWIAKTFPPWQSCVLDTMRALYDRSGALPDNKTIATELGRQEALKKYTKRVMPFAQMVRERVEAVGGPGKQAMDVTLDINERDVLSANAEYLRNTLELETITFRFTDEPDTPEKMREEVRPGVPFVMFTVKPFVTVTLENPIERSGLFTVTLNLSDGDTTQTLKEKLAKQIGFKADLSALEILRYEDPVLGPRLLPAFQDYRSGKTTIENGTFSVLPEKKHVLLSNGSPDVVNTGTSFIYVMN, from the exons ATGCATCacgcaaaaatcaatttccaattACTCATTCCTTCCCCCGGGTGTCACCGCCAGGCCAATGAGCGAAAAGGGACGTTCAAGGTGGAATACCTGCAGAAGATCGAGCGGCAAATGCAGGAACGATGGGAGCTCCGAAAGGTGTACGCAACGGAACCAGTGACCCAGGCGCGCCAACGGGACGATGAGAAGTTCCTGGTTACCTTCCCGTACCCGTATATGAACGGTCGGCTCCACCTGGGACATGCGTTTTCCCTGTCGAAAGCCGAATTCGCTGTGCGCTATCATCGGCTGAAGGGCCGTAAGGTGCTGTTCCCGCTTGGGTTCCACTGCACCGGAATGCCGATCAAAGCGTGCGCTGACAAGCTGAAGCGTGAAGTTGAACTGTACGGCTGTCCGCCAGTGTTTCCGCGGGACACCGAACCGGTCGCCGAATCGGCGGAAGATCGGGACGTGGTGCCGAAGGACAAGAGCAAGGGTAAGAAGAGTAAGGCGACCGCGAAAGCTGGAGCAGCCAAGTTCCAGTGGCAAATTATGCAAAGCTTGGGCCTATCCGATGAGGAGATTGCCAAGTTTGCCGACACCGACCATTGGCTGGATTACTTTCCACCGTTGGCCATCCGTGATCTGAAGGAGTTTGGAGCGCACATTGACTGGCGCCGGACGTTTATTACGACCGATGCGAACCCGTTCTacgattcgttcgttcgctggcAGTTTGAGCATTTGCGCAAACGCGGCAAGATCATGTACGGCAAGCGGCACACGATCTACTCGCCGAAAGATGGGCAGCCGTGCATGGACCATGACCGGTCAACCGGCGAAGGTGTGGGACCGCAGGAGTACACGCTGATTAAGATGCGCGTAACCGGAAAGCTACCGTCGGTGCTGTCTGCAGCGGCCGGTAAGCGTCCCGTATTTCTCGTGTGTGGCACACTCCGGCCAGAGACGATGTACGGTCAAACGAACTGCTGGGTGCATCCCGAGCATCGGTACATAGCGTTCGAGACGGTCAAAAAGGAGGTTTGGGTTTGTACGCGCCGTGCCGCGAGGAACATGTCGTTTCAGGGCTTCACCGAAACGGAAGGCGTTGTGAAGGAGCTAACCGAACTGGTTGGCCAGCAACTGATCGGTCTACAGCTATCGGCTCCACTTACCTCCAATTCCGTCATCTACACGCTACCAATGCTGTCGATCAAGCAAGATAAGGGAACGGGTATCGTGACCTCGGTCCCATCCGATTCTCCCGACGACTACGCGGCCTTGGTGGATCTGCAGAAGAAGCAAGCGTTCCGTGAAAAGTACGGCATCACGGATGAGATGGTGCTTCCGTACCAACCGGTGCCGATCATCGAGGTGCCCGGTTTGGGTAATCTGTGTGCCGTGCATGCGTACGAGAAGTTCAAGATCCAAAGTCAAAACGATCGCGAGAAGCTTCTGGAAGCGAAGGAATTGGTGTACCTGAAGGGATTCTACGATGGCGTGATGCTCGTCGGAGAGCACCGTGGCAAGAAGGTGCAAGATGTGAAGAAGGAGCTGAAACAGTATCTGATCGGACGGAACGAGGCGGAAACGTACTATGAGCCAGAAAAGACGATCCTCTCCCGTTCGGGAGACGAGTGTGTCGTTGCGCTGTGTAATCAGTGGTACCTATGCTACGGTGAGGAAGGTTGGAAGCAGGAAACCAAGGCCCACCTGCGCACGATGGTGCTATACCACGAGGAGGTGGCCCGCAACTTTGAGCACTGTCTCGAGTGGCTGCACGAGTACGCTTGCTCGCGAACGTACGGCCTCGGAACGAAGCTTCCCTGGGACACCCAGTGGCTTATCGAGTCCCTGTCCGATTCCACGATCTACATGGCGTTCTACACCGTAGCCCATCTGCTACAGGATGGCTCATTCCGGGGGGAAAAGCCTTCGCCTCTCGGCATCACGGCGAACGATATGACGCCCGAGGTTTGGGACTACATCTTCTTTGCCGACGCAGCGGCCCCTTCCAAGTTGCGCTTCCCGGTTAAGGTGCTGGATCAACTTCGGCGTGAGTTCAACTACTGGTATCCGGTCGATTTGCGCGTTTCAGGCAAGGATCTCATACAAAACCACCTGACGTTCTTTCTCTACAACCACACGGCTATTTGGCCGAAGGAgccgaaacggtggccacgggccGTACGCTGCAACGGCCACTTGCTGCTCAACTCGGCCAAGATGTCCAAATCGGACGGCAACTTCCTGACGCTGCACGAAGCGATCGGAAAGTTCAGCGCGGACGGTACGCGCTTCTGTTTGGCCGATTCGGGCGATAGCATCGAAGATGCAAACTTTGTCGTGAGCAACGCGGACGCGGGCATTCTGCGGTTGTACACCTTCATCGAGTGGGTCCGGGAGACACTCGCAGCGAAACCGATGCTTCGGAAAGGCCCCAAGGACAGCTCGTTCAACGATGTGGTGTTTGCCAGTGAAATGCACCTACTAACGAAGCAGACCGATGACCACTACGGTAAGATGCTGTTCAAGGAAGCGCTAAGGACGGGCTTTTACGAGTTTCAATCGGCGCGCGACAAGTACCGTGAACTGTGCGGAGCCGAGGGCATGCACGAGGAACTGGTAATGCAGTTTATCCAATGCCAAGCACTGCTGATCGCTCCAATCTGTCCGCACGTGGCAGAGTATATCTGGTGCGAGCTACTAGGAAACAAGGGCTCCATCTTGCAAGCCAAATGGCCCTCGGTGGGACGAATCGATGAGCGAAGCATCAAATGCAGTGCTTACTTGATGGAAGCGGCAcattcgttccgtttggcgtTGAAGAACGCCACCCAGCAGaagagtggtggtggtggtattgGCGGCAAAGGAGGCAAGGCACCCTCCGtgatggccaccgggccagTAAAACCAAGCGAGGCCACCGTGTGGATAGCGAAGACGTTCCCACCGTGGCAATCGTGCGTACTCGATACGATGCGTGCGTTGTACGATCGGAGTGGCGCTCTGCCGGACAATAAGACCATTGCGACGGAATTGGGACGGCAGGAAGCGTTGAAGAAGTACACTAAGCGCGTGATGCCGTTCGCGCAGATGGTGCGGGAGCGGGTCGAGGCCGTTGGGGGACCAGGCAAGCAGGCGATGGACGTGACGCTCGATATCAACGAGCGCGACGTGCTCTCAGCGAACGCCGAGTATCTACGGAACACACTCGAGCTGGAAACGATCACATTTCGCTTCACGGACGAaccggacacaccggaaaaGATGCGCGAAGAAGTCCGCCCAGGGGTGCCGTTCGTCATGTTTACGGTGAAACCGTTCGTAACCGTGACGCTCGAGAATCCGATCGAACGGTCGGGACTGTTCACGGTGACACTCAATCTGTCCGATGGCGACACAACTCAAACGCTGAAGGAGAAACTGGCAAAGCAGATTGGTTTTAAGG CGGATCTTTCGGCCCTGGAAATCCTTCGCTACGAAGACCCGGTACTCGGGCCACGGCTGCTGCCAGCGTTCCAAGATTATCGCAGTGGCAAGACCACAATTGAAAACGGCACCTTCAGCGTGCTGCCGGAGAAAAAGCATGTCTTGCTTAGCAACGGATCGCCAGATGTTGTAAACACCGGCACAAGCTTCATCTACGTCATGAACTAA
- the LOC128270971 gene encoding LOW QUALITY PROTEIN: uncharacterized protein LOC128270971 (The sequence of the model RefSeq protein was modified relative to this genomic sequence to represent the inferred CDS: substituted 1 base at 1 genomic stop codon) translates to MLHFLIVCPNLVVFMVFSHRXPPLATCFLLFLLVAAYQSGVSAKGTKQKRLLIDLGDPLLTVTDPTVYFHHQRPPPVLATPAFPTFYAPPHHAGLPPSYGETHPRSLAPLKPATLFNGNLFQYSNYGSPFPFLTGNHLGLGDGETYVADGRILKQYAVMEFHAEERDRNLHHERQHLLQNANPFRTAPVRSPFPAYVTKFSSPYEPLYAGSPFAAPLPTFAPPLPQLSPFNPRFGVQHDQQRSPLLTKNHGPIALGSGSLGYIHGPNGVTVGSGSLGYISHQQHRETLAELIERKKSKHLPSPLTFGHNHN, encoded by the coding sequence ATGCTTCACTTCCTGATTGTTTGTCCTAACCTTGTtgtgtttatggttttttcCCACCGATAGCCACCGTTAGCGACATGCTTTCTACTGTTCCTTTTGGTTGCTGCCTACCAGAGCGGTGTATCGGCGAAAGGAACCAAGCAGAAGCGCCTTCTCATCGATCTGGGCGATCCTTTGCTGACCGTCACCGATCCAACCGTCTACTTCCACCaccaacgaccaccaccggtacTGGCGACTCCGGCCTTCCCAACCTTTTACGCACCACCACATCACGCCGGTCTACCACCGTCCTACGGCGAAACGCACCCGAGGTCTCTGGCACCGCTGAAACCGGCGACCCTGTTCAATGGTAACCTCTTCCAGTACTCCAACTACGGGTCTCCGTTTCCCTTCCTCACGGGGAACCATCTCGGTCTGGGTGACGGCGAAACGTACGTTGCCGATGGGCGCATCCTGAAGCAATACGCCGTGATGGAGTTCCACGCCGAAGAGCGGGACCGTAATCTACACCACGAGCGGCAGCATCTGCTCCAAAACGCTAATCCGTTCCGAACCGCTCCAGTTCGTTCGCCATTCCCGGCGTATGTGACCAAGTTTTCGTCCCCTTACGAACCACTGTACGCCGGATCGCCGTTTGCCGCACCACTGCCTACGTTCGCCCCGCCACTGCCTCAGCTAAGCCCGTTTAATCCCCGCTTCGGGGTACAGCATGACCAGCAACGATCGCCTCTGCTGACTAAAAACCATGGTCCCATCGCCCTGGGCTCTGGTTCGCTGGGATACATCCACGGTCCGAACGGTGTTACCGTTGGCTCTGGATCACTCGGCTACatcagccaccagcagcaccgggaaaCGTTGGCCGAGTTGATCGAGCGAAAGAAATCCAAGCACCTGCCCAGCCCGCTCACGTTTGGCCATAATCATAACTGA
- the LOC128273476 gene encoding trypsin-1-like, which produces MSFKIATVLALAALVCVEGRSAPAREDPWSRVLRPLPRLPRLPSFAYGGHRIVGGFAIDISEAPYQVSLQNRGSHNCGGSFLSSKWVLTAAHCTDGASASSLAVRYASSEHAKGGVLAQVARVVMHPKYDGSTIDHDFSLLELKEEVRFDDRAQPVELPEQDEPVEDGTLCKVSGWGNTQNWSESTERLRAATVPTVNQKECDEAYADFGGITDTMLCAGFKKGGKDACQGDSGGPLFSDGKLVGVVSWGYGCAQAGYPGVYSRVASVRDWIRKTSGV; this is translated from the coding sequence ATGTCGTTCAAGATTGCAACTGTACTGGCTTTGGCTGCTCTGGTCTGCGTGGAGGGACGCAGTGCTCCGGCACGGGAAGATCCGTGGAGCCGAGTTCTTCGGCCCCTGCCCAGGTTGCCGCGGCTGCCAAGTTTCGCATACGGTGGACATCGTATCGTCGGTGGATTCGCGATCGATATCTCCGAGGCTCCGTATCAGGTGTCGCTCCAGAATCGCGGCTCCCATAACTGCGGTGGTTCGTTCCTGTCCAGCAAATGGGTCCTGACGGCGGCTCACTGCACCGACGGTGCCTCCGCGTCTAGTCTGGCCGTTCGCTACGCATCGTCGGAGCACGCTAAGGGCGGAGTCCTCGCCCAAGTTGCACGCGTCGTCATGCACCCGAAATACGACGGCAGCACCATCGACCACGACTTCTCGCTGTTGGAGCTCAAGGAAGAGGTCCGTTTTGACGACCGCGCGCAACCGGTGGAACTGCCCGAACAGGACGAACCGGTAGAGGATGGAACCCTCTGTAAGGTGTCCGGCTGGGGTAACACGCAAAACTGGTCCGAATCCACGGAACGGCTTCGTGCTGCCACGGTCCCAACGGTAAACCAGAAGGAGTGTGATGAAGCCTACGCTGACTTTGGTGGAATTACGGACACTATGCTGTGCGCCGGCTTCAAGAAGGGTGGCAAGGACGCCTGTCAGGGTGATTCCGGCGGTCCGCTGTTCTCCGATGGCAAGCTGGTCGGTGTCGTTTCGTGGGGATACGGTTGCGCCCAGGCCGGATACCCGGGAGTTTACTCCCGTGTGGCCTCGGTACGCGATTGGATCCGCAAGACATCTGGAGTTTAG